A region of the bacterium genome:
CCGTTTGTTTCGATCGATCGCGATGGAGTGGGTGAGTTGATACGAATAGCAGTCGAAAAGGGGAAGTCAGCCCGGGGCGACTTGAAGATTGGAATTTGCGGAGAACACGGCGGTGATCCTGAGTCTGTGGAGTTCTGTCACCGTCTCAATTTTCACTATGTAAGCTGTTCACCGTATCGTGTTCCAATCGCGCGTTTGGCCGCAGCGCACGCTGCATTGAAAGAGAAAGGTGCTGCCGATCTGTCACGCGCGCAACTATAGATCCGTGCAACTCCGAAACGCTATTTTCTTTTCTACTTTATTCGAAGACTCTGCGGTGATCCACGGATTTACCACGCGCGCGTGGGGCAACCTCGGATTCGGTAAAAAGCCGGGAGACCCGGAAGTGATCGCGAACCGGCTGAACTTGTTTGAATCAGAAGGGCTTGATACGCGCGCTTTAATTCAGCCGAAGCAGGTGCATTCGAACGTCTGCATTTCCGCTACCGAGTTTGTGCCCGGAATCCAGGCTGATGGCACGTACAGCAAATCTTCGAACGACCTGTTGTCCATTCTAACTGCCGATTGCCTACCGATCCTTGTTCATCATCCGGACGGAATTGTTGCTGCGATTCACGCAGGATGGCGTGGTCTCTATGAGGAAATCCTGCCAAAGACTCTGGCTCTCCTTCCGCGCAATACAAGTGTCGCGATCGGGCCATCCATTGGTCCTTGCTGTTATGAAGTGGGACAGGATCTTGCGGAACGATTTGCAGAGAAGTTTGGCAGTGGTGTGGTTGTTGCGGGAAAAGACAAGCCACATCTGGATCTGCGATTGGCTGCAATCCTGCAACTTCAGGAGTCAGGAGTGGAAGAAATGGATGTATGTGAGATTTGCACGTCCTGCCATCCGGATCTTTTCTTTTCCTATCGCCGGGACGGCTCCTCCGGCCGCATGATGTCCTACATCGGCTTAGCAAAGTAGCACGGGCGTCCCGCCTGTGCAAGCTGGCCACAGGCGAGACGCCTGTGTTACTCTGATTAAAAGTTTAATGTGCGGAGGAGGGTGCTTTTGCCTGCGCGAACGGATTCAAAACCGAATCGTTCACGAACTTGATCCATCTTCTCATAAAGATTTCTGTATTTGGTCTCCTTCGGATCGGGAAAGAGCTCGAGTTGTCCTGTCTCCGGTTCAAACTGTGAAAGATGTATCCCGATTAAACGGATACGAACACGCCGTTGCCAGTTCTGCTGCAGCAGATCCATCGTGTTCTTATAAATGATTTCATCCAGATTGGTGGCTTTCTCCAGCGTTACCGCGCGTGAGACGCGTTTTAAATCCGTATACCGGAGCTTCAAGGTGATAGTTTTGGCTTTGCGCCGGGTTTTTCGGAGCTCATTTGCCGCTTTTTCTATCAACAAATGGAGAACAGAAGATAAATATTCTTCATCCACCGTATCCTGATCTAATGTGATTTCACGGCTGATCGATTTTGATTCAACGGCGGGAACATGGAGAACACTATCTTCTCCATGAGCGCGTTTCCACAGATAATAACCATAAATCCCAAAAACCGCTTGCAAAAGATCTGTGGGCATCGCAGCGAGATCACCAATTGTGCTGATCCCCATTTCCTGAAGTTCTTTTTCTAATTTTTCACCCACTCCAGGCAACGCGCGCACCGGCAAAGTTTTAAGAAAACTTTCCTCATGTCCCGGAAGAATAAACAATAATCCATGAGGCTTGGCATATTCAGAAGCAACTTTTGCCATCAAACGGTTCCGGGCCACACCGATCGAAGCGCTTAAATGAAGTTCTTTCTGGATGGCGGTCCGGATCTTTTCACCAACCGCAACAGCCGGACCGTATAGACGTTCAAAACCATAGAGGTTTACGTAGGCTTCATCAATCGACACCCATTCCACATCCGGGGAATAACGTTCCAGAATTGCAGCCAGAGCATCGGAATAATTTGCATATTCATCATAATGAGCAGGAACGAAAATCAAATTCGGACAGATTTTTTTTGCCTGATAACTGGACATGGCGGAACGCACACCAAAATGCCGCGCCTCATAAGATGCAGATGCAATCACACCACGACCATCCGGAGAGCCTCCGACAGCCACTGGCTTCCCTCGTAATGCCGGGTTCAGCAACTCCTCGACCGCCACGAAAAATGCATCCATATCGACATGTATAAACATGATCAACCACTATACCTTGTGGTGTTCACCAGCTACCACCACAACATAAATCTAAGGTCGCGGGCAGAGATTAGCAAGTTTTTCCCTCAATACTTCCGAAGGATCCCGATGACAATTCCCTGGATTTTGACCCTGTCCGACGCGATGGAAAAGGGTTTCATCTCAGGATTCGCCGGCTGCAACCGGATGCTCCCGTTTTTCTCACGATAGAATTTCTTCAAAGTTGTTTCTTCTTTATCAATTAAGGCAATCACAACTTCGCCATTTTCAGCGGTCTGGCGATCTTCCACGATCACATAATCTCCATCCCGGATTTGCTCCTCGATCATCGAATCGCCACGGACCTGCAAGACATAAGTTTTCCCCTTTCGGGCAACCATATCCGGAGGAACCGAAATGACTTCATTCATCTGAATCGCTTCGATCGGTTTTCCCGCCGCTACATAGCCCAGTAACGGCACTTCCGAGCCCTGTTGTTCTGAATCCACCGGAATCAATTCGATCGAACGGCCGGAATTTCTTTTTCGGCGAATCAACTTTTTTTGCTGCAAATGAGTCAAATGTTTGTGGACAGTTGCGAGAGATGTATAACGAAAATGACGCGCGATTTCTTCCATGCTGGGCGCGTACCCTCTTGCTTGAATGAAATTCTGAACGTAATCAAAAATTTCTTTTTGTACCTTGGTTAAATACAAACTTGCTCCTCCCCGGATTTTCACCGCGGAGATCGCAGAGTTCGCAGGGAGAAGAAAAACTTCGCTCTGCCGTTCTCGGCGTTCTCTGCGGTGAAATCCGTCCTTTTAAGCATAGGCGAAGAAAAAGCGAAAATCAAGACTTGAATTCTGAACCGCCGGAGGGCTATCCTAGAAAAGATTCACCGCAGAGGACGCGGAGAACGCAGAGTTAAAAAAGAAATTATTTTCATCCTCCGCGTTCTAGAGATCTCTGCGGTAAGAAAATGATTTTTTGAGGTGATTGCATGCGCGAAGAACAGGAAGAAAAGGGGTTTAATCCCGTCAAATTTGGATTGGTAGGCGCTCTCCTGGTTGCTGGTGTCGTCGGTTTTCTTTTATGGCTTCATTCCCACAATCAAACGGTGGAAGCTTTGCAAAGTGAACAAGCTGCAACTCGTCAGGAATTAGAAAAAACGAAACTGGAAAAGGATGAGCTGCAAAACAAGCTGGTGGATCTTACAAAAACAGCGCATGCGACCTCCACACAATTCAAGAAACAGCTGCTCGTGCGCGAGAATCAACTTTCCAGTGTAAAACGCGAAAAAGAATCTCAAGGCCGTGCCGCCGATGCGAAGCTTTCGCAGTTGCAAAAAGAGAAAGCCGCAGCGGAAGCACAAATCGCGCAAATGAAAAAAGATATGGAGGGGAAGGCTCTGGAGTTAAAAAAACTGCAGGACCATATCAGCAAAAGCCAGTTGGATTTGCAAAAAGTTCGCGTTGAGTTTGATCGAGCTTCAAAAAATTACGCGGAGCTACAGAGAAAAATCAAATCCATAGAAGATGGAGATCAGGCCGCTGCGGATGCAATGGTTCAGCAGCTCGCGGAAGCTCGCCGCCAGCTAAAGCAGGAAAAAGAGGAACGCCGCAGATTGGAAGAAGAGCTGGATCAGCTCCGTGGAACCCCGCCTCAATAATTTCACCGCAGAGAACGCTGAGACCGCAGAGTTAAGAGTCATTTTTATTTTTCTCTGCGCCATCTGCGTCCTCTGCGGTGAAAATTACACGACTTTCTGGACGAGATTGGATCGCAGACAACGCGTGCAGACTTTCAACGTCTTGATCGATTCGCCAATTTTCACCTTCGTCTTGTGAAGATTCGGCATCCACCGGCGGCTCGTCACATTATGAGCGTGGCTCACGTTATTCCCCCGAACAGGGCCTTTGCCACAGACATCGCATCTCTTAGCCATATGAATTCACTCCCAGATTTCTTAAGATTAGATAGAAAGCGGGTAAACTTCTATCGAGGAAGACGATAAATATAGCACGGGAAGCCGCCCGATTCAAGTAAGAGGATGACTATGAAGAAAGCTGGCTTCTACAGCATTGCTTTTTTGCTTTGCCTGGCAATCATAGTTTCAATGAACAACCGCTTTGTCCAGAGCATGATTTATCCTGCTCCTTCCATTGCCGTGCCGGAAAAACCGCCGGCTTCCTTTACGCGGCCGGCCTGGGACCTGGAAATCGATGGATGGTTGTACGAACCGGAACGGTCTGCACGCAAACAGGTGATGATCTATTTTCACGGCAACGGTGAAAATCTGGAAACGCTCCGCCGGTCCGGCTTGTTGGAAGAATTGCAAGCGTTCCAAATCCCCTTTCTGGTTGTAGATTATCCCGGTTACGGAAGAAGCAAAGGAAGCGCGTCCGAAGAAAACATCTTGCGGAACAGCGCCGGAGCAGTCAATTGGTTGAAAGGGCGATTTGCGGATCATCTGATCATCCTTTGTGGCTGGTCGCTGGGAGCATCTGTTGCGGTTCAGACTGCGCAGCAAACCGGCCAGGCCGATGCATTAATAGCGATGAGTACATGGACCTCTTTGCGGGATGTTGCCGCGCTTCATTTCTCGGAGTGGCTGGTCGGCTTTGCGCTGAAGGAGCGTTACGATGCATTACGTGCTGCGCAGGATATCACTTGTCCGGTGCTCATGATTCATGGCGAACTGGATGATCTGATTCCTGCCGGTCAGGGAAAAAAGGTGGCTTCTACGATGAAAGCTCTCACTCGATGGGTACTGCTTCCCTCCGTCGGTCACAACGATTTACTTTCCCAGCCGGTGGTCTGGAAGGAGATCGCAGACTTCCTTACCGGTCTTATCTAGAGAAAATCGGAAGGTTCTGCGCGACGTATCCCTCGGATATCATCGAAGTCCCGGTCATAACTGCAGAATGACTCAATATCGTGCAACTGAATCACCGCGGCATGAAGGGCATCTCTAGCCATAAGGTTCTGATACTGATCGAGGATCGCGCGCGCAAAGTCCACTGTATCAGCAGTAATCCCGATCACAATTGGAAAAATTTGGCGAGAAAAATCGTAGACTTTACGTCCGTCTTTCCATCGCCCAATCGCCCGATAACGATGAAGTATTTCCTGGAGTATTTCTGCATCGATCACCGCTTCAACATCACCACCAGCAACCTTTTCAAGAAAAGACGTGCTGGGACTTTTGTTCGGATGGCTTTTTCCTGCCGCATACATGAGTATATTCGAATCGACCAGAATCACTTTGAAATCTCTTTTGGTCGCGGGACGGACTGCAACTTCATTTTCCTTGGACTCGCCACTGGAAGAGACAGCGCTGCCAGCTCGCGCACCGCAGAAACTCTATCGTCCTTTGATGCAATTCCATAAAGTTGTTCGCATGCGTTTCGTATCAGTTCCCCCATGCTCACACCTTGCTGTAACGCTAGCTTTGTTAGTTTTTCGTGAAGATCCGGGGGAAATAGAACAGTGGTCTTTTTGCTGAGCTCCATATCCACCTCCATATATGGAGGATAGACCTGGCGATTGATTTCGTCAAGCGTGCTTAGCTATGCCACAGTAATTTCTTTCGCGAGATAAACATCCTGTATCAAATTGAGCAGCTTCACGCCATCTGACATCGGTTTCTGGAACGCTTTTCGTCCGGAGATCAAACCCATCCCGCCTGCGCGTTTGTTGATGATGGCGGTGCGCACGGCTTCAGCCAGATCGTTGCTGCCGGAAGCGCCGCCCGAGTTGATCAAACCGGAACGGCCCATATAGCAGTTCGCAACCTGATAACGGCAAAGATCGATCGGATGATCGCTGGTGAGTTGCTCGTAGACTTTTTTGTGCGTTTTTCCGAACTTCAGCGCGTTGAATCCGCCGTTATTTTCAGGCAACTTTTGTTTCACGATGTCTGCTTGGATCGTTACGCCAAGATGATTGGCCTGTCCCGTCAGATCCGCCGCCACATGGTAGTCCGTCTCTCCGACTTTGAACGCAGAATTGCGTAAATAGCACCAGAGGATGGTGACCATGCCGAGCTCATGCGCACGCTGAAAGGCCACACTGATTTCCTGGATCTGGCGGGAGGATTCTGCGGAACCGAAATAAATGGTCGCGCCCACAGCTGCAGCGCCCATGTTCCATGCCTGCTCAACGCTGGAAAACAGGATTTGATCGAATTTGTTGGGATAGCTCAGGAATTCATTGTGATTGATCTTTACGATGAAGGGAATTCGATGAGCATATTTGCGGGAGACCGAACCGAGTATTCCCAATGTTGAAGCAACAGCATTGCAACCACCTTCCATCGCAAGCTGCACAATGCTTTCCGGATCGAAATATACCGGATTGGGAGCAAAGGATGCTCCTGCGGAATGTTCAATACCCTGATCCACAGGCAAAATAGACACATAACCTGTTCCGTTCAAACGTCCGTGTGAAATCAAGGATTGAAAATTTCGCAGAACCTGTGGATTTCGATCGGTAGGAATCCACACGCGATCTACAAAATCGGGACCAGGCAAATGCAGCTGATCCCGTTTGATCCCTTTGCATTCATGACGAAGCAGCGCTTCCAAATCCTTTCCCAACAACTCTTCAATCACTCCTAAAGCCATAAAAACCTCCTACGATGATTCAATTATATTTCAAACCGCCAAGACGCCAAGTGCGCCAATTTTATTGAAAGCGGACATATTCGAAGGCGAATGGTTTGGCGTTGACGCCTTTATCAGGCGGGGCGATCCAGTTTGCAATTTTCCCAACCTCGTAAACCGGTTTCATCAAACTTTGCACGTACTCCCGGTCCTGATCATCCGGAAGCCAGTCCTGTTTGTACCGCTCCCATTGTTCAGCGCTGATAGGATCCCCTTCCGGTGTGAAATGCATATCGGCGTAGATTCCGATGTGCCTATTGAACCTCCGGTTGGGGATTCTAAGCCGGAAAGGAAAACCGGCCTGTTCCAGAACTTTGTTCCAGCGGTCACAGCCGCGCTGACAATCATCGATGTAAGAATCCCGCAACACTTCATTCATCGCATTGCGCAAGGGAACTTCCTGATCTTTTAACTTTCCGTTTTCCGGAACGGCCATCTTATAGGAATCGGACTTCACCTGATGATCTTCGTAACTATCTTCTTTGTGGCGTCCTTTCAAGCTGGCGCCGAAATAGTTCGCCGCGTTTGAAGAGATTTCGCCGCCAAAAAGATCTGCGCTCAAGCTGTACCAGAGATTGATGTACTTTTGAATCGTGAGCAGATCGATTCCACCCATTTTGCGCACGTCTTCATTTGGATCCTGTTTCATGAGCTCGGCGGTCCTTTGCACAATTCGCATCACACCCGATTCCCCGACAAACATGTGATGCGCTTCTTCCGTCAGCATGAATTTTGTGGTGCGGGCGAGAGGATCAAAACCGCTCTCACTCAGAGCAAGTAGCTGGTACTTGCCGTCGCGATCTGTGAACATCGTGAACATGAAAAAGTCCAGCCAGTTTTCTACAGGCTGATTGAAAGCGCCCAGAATGCGGGGTTTATCCGGATTGCCGCTTCGGCGCGACAGTAATTCCTCAGCTTCTTCCCTGCCATCGCGTCCGAAAAATCTGTGAAGCAAATAGACCATCGCCCACAGGTGGCGTCCTTCTTCCACGTTCACTTGAAAAAGATTGCGCAGGTCGTACAAACTGGGGGCTGTGTGTCCCAACCTTCGCTGTTGTTCAACGCTCGCAGGTTCTGTATCCCCTTGCGTCACAACAATACGGCGCAGCCAGTTCCGGAATTCGCCGGGAATTTCATTCCAGACCGGTTGCCCTTCGAAATCACCGAATCGAATGTGTGAATCCTGCGCTGGTGGCGCGAGAAATATTCCCCAGCGATAATCGGGCATTTTCACGTAATCAAAATGCGCCCAGCCGCTCGGTTCCACCGATATTGCGGTGCGTAAGTAAATCGAGTCCTTTTGAAAATCAGTAGGACCCATCTCCAGCCACCATTGCAAATAATCCGGCTGCCATGTTTCCAAAGCCCGTTGCAAACGGCGGTCTTCACTCAGATTTACATTGTTCGGAATTTTCTCAAACTGATTCACTGTGCTCATAAATACTCCTCGGCTAGCCGGCAAAATGCCGGCGGACATTTATGCCAGCCTGGAGGCTGGCGCTCATCTCAGAACGCCTGACGAGCGCCGGCTTTCAGCCGGCATTGATGACCGCTGGCATTCTGCCGGCTCCGCTCAAGTTCTCTTCCAATCAAACGCAGGGCGTTGAGGAGAACCGTACAATTTCAGCGCGCCCTGTTCGCCCACTGCGTTAGGGCGAATGAAAATCCAGTTTTGCCAGGCGGACAATCTCCCGAAAATTTTTGTTTCCATCGTTTCCGGACCTGCAAAACGCAAGTTTGATTCCATGCCGGTGAGCGCATCCGGAGACAAGCTCGCGCGCTCTTCGATAGCAACGCGCACATCATCTTCATAGTCCAGATCATCAATCGAAAACGTGACAAGACCCGCC
Encoded here:
- a CDS encoding class I fructose-bisphosphate aldolase, which encodes MALGVIEELLGKDLEALLRHECKGIKRDQLHLPGPDFVDRVWIPTDRNPQVLRNFQSLISHGRLNGTGYVSILPVDQGIEHSAGASFAPNPVYFDPESIVQLAMEGGCNAVASTLGILGSVSRKYAHRIPFIVKINHNEFLSYPNKFDQILFSSVEQAWNMGAAAVGATIYFGSAESSRQIQEISVAFQRAHELGMVTILWCYLRNSAFKVGETDYHVAADLTGQANHLGVTIQADIVKQKLPENNGGFNALKFGKTHKKVYEQLTSDHPIDLCRYQVANCYMGRSGLINSGGASGSNDLAEAVRTAIINKRAGGMGLISGRKAFQKPMSDGVKLLNLIQDVYLAKEITVA
- the dinB gene encoding DNA polymerase IV translates to MFIHVDMDAFFVAVEELLNPALRGKPVAVGGSPDGRGVIASASYEARHFGVRSAMSSYQAKKICPNLIFVPAHYDEYANYSDALAAILERYSPDVEWVSIDEAYVNLYGFERLYGPAVAVGEKIRTAIQKELHLSASIGVARNRLMAKVASEYAKPHGLLFILPGHEESFLKTLPVRALPGVGEKLEKELQEMGISTIGDLAAMPTDLLQAVFGIYGYYLWKRAHGEDSVLHVPAVESKSISREITLDQDTVDEEYLSSVLHLLIEKAANELRKTRRKAKTITLKLRYTDLKRVSRAVTLEKATNLDEIIYKNTMDLLQQNWQRRVRIRLIGIHLSQFEPETGQLELFPDPKETKYRNLYEKMDQVRERFGFESVRAGKSTLLRTLNF
- the lexA gene encoding transcriptional repressor LexA, translating into MYLTKVQKEIFDYVQNFIQARGYAPSMEEIARHFRYTSLATVHKHLTHLQQKKLIRRKRNSGRSIELIPVDSEQQGSEVPLLGYVAAGKPIEAIQMNEVISVPPDMVARKGKTYVLQVRGDSMIEEQIRDGDYVIVEDRQTAENGEVVIALIDKEETTLKKFYREKNGSIRLQPANPEMKPFSIASDRVKIQGIVIGILRKY
- a CDS encoding type II toxin-antitoxin system HicB family antitoxin — its product is MELSKKTTVLFPPDLHEKLTKLALQQGVSMGELIRNACEQLYGIASKDDRVSAVRELAALSLPVASPRKMKLQSVPRPKEISK
- a CDS encoding type II toxin-antitoxin system VapC family toxin, yielding MILVDSNILMYAAGKSHPNKSPSTSFLEKVAGGDVEAVIDAEILQEILHRYRAIGRWKDGRKVYDFSRQIFPIVIGITADTVDFARAILDQYQNLMARDALHAAVIQLHDIESFCSYDRDFDDIRGIRRAEPSDFL
- the boxB gene encoding benzoyl-CoA 2,3-epoxidase subunit BoxB is translated as MSTVNQFEKIPNNVNLSEDRRLQRALETWQPDYLQWWLEMGPTDFQKDSIYLRTAISVEPSGWAHFDYVKMPDYRWGIFLAPPAQDSHIRFGDFEGQPVWNEIPGEFRNWLRRIVVTQGDTEPASVEQQRRLGHTAPSLYDLRNLFQVNVEEGRHLWAMVYLLHRFFGRDGREEAEELLSRRSGNPDKPRILGAFNQPVENWLDFFMFTMFTDRDGKYQLLALSESGFDPLARTTKFMLTEEAHHMFVGESGVMRIVQRTAELMKQDPNEDVRKMGGIDLLTIQKYINLWYSLSADLFGGEISSNAANYFGASLKGRHKEDSYEDHQVKSDSYKMAVPENGKLKDQEVPLRNAMNEVLRDSYIDDCQRGCDRWNKVLEQAGFPFRLRIPNRRFNRHIGIYADMHFTPEGDPISAEQWERYKQDWLPDDQDREYVQSLMKPVYEVGKIANWIAPPDKGVNAKPFAFEYVRFQ
- the rpmB gene encoding 50S ribosomal protein L28 — protein: MAKRCDVCGKGPVRGNNVSHAHNVTSRRWMPNLHKTKVKIGESIKTLKVCTRCLRSNLVQKVV
- the pgeF gene encoding peptidoglycan editing factor PgeF; the encoded protein is MQLRNAIFFSTLFEDSAVIHGFTTRAWGNLGFGKKPGDPEVIANRLNLFESEGLDTRALIQPKQVHSNVCISATEFVPGIQADGTYSKSSNDLLSILTADCLPILVHHPDGIVAAIHAGWRGLYEEILPKTLALLPRNTSVAIGPSIGPCCYEVGQDLAERFAEKFGSGVVVAGKDKPHLDLRLAAILQLQESGVEEMDVCEICTSCHPDLFFSYRRDGSSGRMMSYIGLAK
- a CDS encoding alpha/beta hydrolase, which codes for MKKAGFYSIAFLLCLAIIVSMNNRFVQSMIYPAPSIAVPEKPPASFTRPAWDLEIDGWLYEPERSARKQVMIYFHGNGENLETLRRSGLLEELQAFQIPFLVVDYPGYGRSKGSASEENILRNSAGAVNWLKGRFADHLIILCGWSLGASVAVQTAQQTGQADALIAMSTWTSLRDVAALHFSEWLVGFALKERYDALRAAQDITCPVLMIHGELDDLIPAGQGKKVASTMKALTRWVLLPSVGHNDLLSQPVVWKEIADFLTGLI